A genomic window from Lotus japonicus ecotype B-129 chromosome 1, LjGifu_v1.2 includes:
- the LOC130730090 gene encoding uncharacterized protein LOC130730090 produces the protein MGDSSEDFSVVVLASDLAVDARPFLAHQYQQGAEPEPEEESWHDCSQHLSPDEDFSDLDQLQFLTLHGSDKNNHRILRIVGKYYPATVVSAERLKRYVFHRICSELPDGPFCIVYMHSTVQTEDNSPGLTILRWIYEELPADFKDRLQTVYFIHPGLRSRLVIATLGRFFLSGGLYWKIKYVSRLQYLWDDIKKGEIEIPDFVRKHDDILEHRPLTDYGIEPDPFHLTGMPSLTPSFGKYEDRWGARDYASEHGYH, from the exons ATGGGTGATTCATCGGAGGATTTCTCGGTGGTGGTTCTGGCTTCCGATCTCGCCGTCGATGCTCGACCCTTCCTCGCCCACCAATACCAACAAGGAgcagaaccagaaccagaagaaGAGAGTTGGCACGATTGTTCTCAGCACCTCTCCCCCGACGAAGACTTCTCCGATCTCGATCAACTGCAATTCCTCACCCTTCATGGCTCCGACAAGAATAACCACCGCATCCTCCGTATCGTCGGCAAGTACTATCCTG CAACAGTTGTGAGTGCAGAGCGGTTGAAGAGGTATGTTTTTCATAGAATTTGTAGTGAATTGCCAGATGGACCATTCTGCATCGTTTACATGCACAGCACCGTTCAAACAGAAGATAATTCCCCTGGCCTGACCATCTTGAGGTGGATTTATGAAGAACTTCCAGCTGATTTTAAAGACAGGCTTCAAACTGTGTACTTCATCCACCCTGGGCTTCGCTCCAGGCTAGTCATCGCTACTCTTGGCCGGTTTTTTCTGAGTGGAGG ATTATATTGGAAGATTAAGTATGTAAGCCGCCTTCAGTATCTTTGGGATGACATAAAGAAAGGGGAGATTGAGATTCCAGATTTTGTGCGAAAGCATGATGATATTTTGGAGCATAGACCGCTCACAGATTATGGCATTGAACCCGATCCCTTTCACTTGACTGGGATGCCTTCACTCACACCCTCATTTGGAAAATACGAGGATAGATGGGGAGCAAGGGATTATGCGTCAGAGCACGGTTACCACTGA
- the LOC130730092 gene encoding very-long-chain aldehyde decarbonylase CER1-like — MASKPGILTDWPWKSLGNFKFVIIAPWIAHGTYTSLTSNERDPVYYLVFPFILLRILHNQIWISVSRYKTAQGKNRIVDKGLEFEQVDRESNWDDQILFSALVIYIGYNILGDYYKFPWWKTDGLIVTAILHAGPVEFIYYWLHRALHHHYLYSRYHSHHHSSIVTEPITSVTHPFIEFLAYFTLFSIPILTTFFMWKSSVAAIYGYIFYIDFMNNMGHCNFEFFPKKLFSFFPQLKYLSYTPSFHSLHHTKFRSNYTLFMPLYDYIYGTVDTSSDDSYETCLKRPKEVVDVVHLTHFTTIDSIYQLRLGFSSLASNPQASKWYLRFMRPFTMCYMLIARIIGRVFVLESNTFNDLKLQSWVIPRFTTQYFKKRLSTTLNNLIEEAIMEAELSGAKVISLGLLNQRQELNSCGELYIRRFPQLKIKVVDGSSLAAATVLNSIPKGTNQVLLRGKFNKIAVAIATALCGRNVQVAVFYKDELKELQGKVTKAKGSLVLSSINAPKTWLVGDGWDEDEQMNAPEGTLFVPFSHFPPKKTRKDCFYHYTPAMITPTTFMNLHSCENWLPRRAMSAWRVAGIIHALERWNVHECGSTILSIKQVWEASIRHGFQPLKIQSDKASFMGSDY, encoded by the exons ATGGCTTCCAAACCAGGCATTCTTACAGATTGGCCTTGGAAGTCTCTGGGGAACTTCAAG TTCGTGATTATAGCCCCATGGATTGCCCATGGCACATACACTAGTCTCACATCGAATGAACGGGACCCAGTGTACTACCTGGTATTCCCTTTTATACTCCTCAGAATCCTACACAACCAGATTTGGATCTCTGTCTCACGCTACAAAACTGCTCAAGGCAAAAACAGGATTGTTGATAAAGGCCTTGAATTCGAACAAGTCGACAGAGAAAGCAATTG GGATGACCAGATCTTGTTCAGTGCACTGGTCATTTACATTGGGTACAACATTTTGGGGGATTATTATAAGTTTCCCTGGTGGAAAACCGATGGTCTGATTGTCACAGCTATCTTGCATGCTGGGCCAGTGGAATTCATTTACTACTGGCTACACAGAGCACTTCATCACCATTATCTCTACTCTCGCTACCATTCTCACCATCATTCTTCAATTGTCACTGAGCCTATCACAT CTGTAACTCACCCTTTTATTGAGTTCTTAGCGTATTTCACGCTGTTCTCAATACCAATATTGACAACATTTTTCATGTGGAAATCTTCCGTAGCTGCAATTTATGGCTACATCTTCTACATTGATTTCATGAACAACATGGGCCATTGCAACTTTGAGTTCTTCCCCAAGaaactcttctccttctttCCCCAATTGAAGTATCTCTCATACACGCCATC GTTCCACTCTTTGCATCACACCAAATTCAGGTCCAATTACACACTTTTCATGCCCCTGTATGACTACATTTATGGTACTGTGGATACATCCTCAGATGATAGTTATGAAACCTGTTTGAAAAGACCAAAGGAGGTAGTAGATGTGGTTCACTTAACACACTTCACTACAATTGATTCCATCTATCAACTTCGATTAGGGTTTTCTTCCTTAGCCTCCAACCCTCAAGCATCTAAATGGTACCTACGTTTCATGCGGCCTTTCACGATGTGTTATATGCTCATTGCTCGCATCATTGGACGTGTCTTTGTTTTAGAGAGCAACACTTTCAACGATCTCAAGTTGCAATCCTGGGTTATACCAAGATTTACAACACAA TACTTTAAGAAGAGGCTGAGCACAACATTGAATAACTTGATTGAAGAGGCAATAATGGAGGCTGAGTTAAGTGGTGCAAAGGTCATATCCCTAGGACTTCTAAATCAG AGACAAGAGCTGAATTCATGCGGTGAGCTTTACATTCGAAGGTTCCCACAGCTGAAGATAAAGGTTGTAGATGGTAGTAGCTTAGCGGCTGCTACTGTGCTTAACAGCATCCCCAAAGGGACAAATCAAGTGCTTCTTCGAGGCAAATTTAACAAGATTGCTGTTGCTATTGCTACTGCTTTATGTGGTAGAAATGTACAG GTAGCTGTATTTTATAAGGATGAGCTGAAAGAGCTTCAAGGAAAGGTCACCAAGGCCAAAGGAAGCTTGGTTCTTTCATCAATTAATGCCCCAAAG ACCTGGTTAGTCGGAGATGGATGGGATGAAGATGAACAAATGAATGCACCAGAAGGAACATTGTTCGTAcctttttctcattttcctcCAAAGAAAACGAGGAAAGATTGCTTCTACCATTATACACCTGCAATGATCACTCCTACTACATTCATGAACTTGCACTCTTGTGAG AATTGGCTACCAAGAAGAGCAATGAGTGCTTGGCGTGTTGCTGGTATAATTCATGCCCTAGAAAGATGGAATGTCCATGAATGTGGTTCCACCATACTTAGCATTAAGCAAGTATGGGAAGCAAGTATTCGCCATGGTTTCCAACCTCTCAAGATTCAAAGTGATAAAGCCTCATTCATGGGTTCTGATTACTAA